A stretch of the Haloarcula ordinaria genome encodes the following:
- a CDS encoding DUF7521 family protein encodes MVDTSTVLLVAAKTVTLLCGAVLTYLTFQAYRRTASPAMRALWVGISFVTAGAVFAGSLHQVLDVPVATSVAVESVFTAAGFVVLTYSLYTEQPTRG; translated from the coding sequence ATGGTCGACACGAGCACAGTCCTGCTGGTCGCTGCCAAGACGGTGACGCTGCTCTGCGGGGCGGTCCTCACGTACCTGACCTTCCAGGCGTACCGACGGACCGCGTCGCCGGCGATGCGAGCCCTGTGGGTCGGTATCAGTTTCGTGACCGCCGGCGCGGTGTTCGCGGGGAGCCTCCACCAGGTGCTGGACGTCCCGGTCGCGACGAGCGTGGCCGTCGAGAGCGTCTTCACCGCGGCCGGGTTCGTCGTCCTCACCTACTCGCTGTACACCGAGCAACCGACCCGGGGATGA
- a CDS encoding glutamyl-tRNA reductase encodes MTGTDETTEPTPDVEQAVEQMNDRGATVRAVQLEQALDQLCADGELTDAQRQVVEQLSERLVERLLAVPRSSLRDAGRTDDADTVETAIELFG; translated from the coding sequence ATGACAGGAACAGACGAGACGACGGAGCCGACGCCGGACGTGGAACAGGCCGTCGAGCAGATGAACGACCGCGGGGCCACAGTCAGGGCCGTCCAGTTAGAGCAGGCGCTGGACCAACTGTGCGCCGACGGCGAGCTGACCGACGCCCAGCGGCAGGTCGTCGAGCAGTTGAGCGAGCGCCTCGTCGAGCGCCTGCTCGCAGTCCCCCGTTCGAGTCTGCGAGACGCCGGCCGGACCGACGACGCCGATACCGTCGAGACGGCGATCGAGCTGTTCGGGTAG
- a CDS encoding Htur_1727 family rSAM-partnered candidate RiPP produces MERLDNEVDAPRGATSREWELFVSEDSAEPLTHAGSVSAPSADIAREQATALFGHSVERLWLCPADETRRFQTADQSLVATDAGGETTMDREEMAAETLRGEDG; encoded by the coding sequence ATGGAACGCCTGGACAACGAGGTGGACGCCCCCCGCGGTGCGACGAGTCGGGAGTGGGAACTGTTCGTCAGCGAGGACTCGGCGGAACCGCTCACGCACGCCGGGAGCGTGAGCGCGCCGTCGGCGGACATCGCTCGCGAACAGGCGACTGCCCTGTTCGGTCACAGCGTCGAACGGCTGTGGCTCTGTCCGGCCGACGAGACGCGACGGTTCCAGACGGCCGACCAGTCGCTCGTGGCGACAGACGCGGGCGGGGAGACGACGATGGACCGCGAGGAGATGGCCGCCGAGACGCTCCGGGGTGAGGACGGATGA
- a CDS encoding TIGR04347 family pseudo-SAM/SPASM protein, producing MISVSKLLCDLDAEGDGLRYDAADESTKSQIRDEKQRRPVVVWNVTKQCNLYCDHCYAAADTDIADGELSTAEGKALLEDLADYGAPVVLFSGGEPLVRQDLEELVAYANEVGVRPVLSTNGTLITEERAASLKDAGLKYAGVSVDGLPERNDDFRGLDGAFEGAIRGIENCLDAGLKTGLRYTITERNAPDLEGVVDLLTDVGVDRFCFYHLDYGGRGTEIVDADLTPEDRRAAVKRVCDMTRGYHDRGEEIETLLVGNYADAAYLVEYAREHMSEVQARRVYDYLQVNGGDPTGERVADVDYQGNVHLTQFWQGYSLGNVRDRSFGAIWEDDSNPLLRQLRNREDHLTGKCADCQYAGVCRGASRLRALTTEDDLFAPDPQCYLTDDEVRPTEPFADVPTGHPAD from the coding sequence ATGATCTCGGTCTCGAAACTCCTCTGTGACTTAGACGCCGAGGGCGACGGGCTGCGCTACGACGCCGCCGACGAGTCAACCAAGTCCCAGATTCGCGACGAGAAACAGCGCCGTCCGGTCGTGGTCTGGAACGTCACCAAGCAGTGCAACCTCTACTGCGACCACTGTTACGCGGCCGCCGACACCGACATCGCCGACGGTGAACTCTCGACGGCCGAAGGGAAGGCGCTGCTGGAGGACCTCGCCGACTACGGCGCGCCGGTGGTCCTCTTCTCCGGCGGCGAACCGCTCGTCAGACAGGACCTGGAGGAACTGGTCGCCTACGCGAACGAGGTGGGCGTCCGTCCGGTCCTCTCGACCAACGGGACCCTCATCACCGAAGAGCGCGCCGCCTCGCTGAAGGACGCCGGGCTGAAGTACGCCGGCGTCTCCGTCGACGGCCTCCCCGAACGGAACGACGACTTCCGGGGGCTCGACGGCGCCTTCGAGGGCGCGATCCGTGGAATCGAGAACTGTCTGGACGCCGGCCTCAAGACCGGCCTCCGCTACACCATCACCGAGCGTAACGCTCCCGACCTGGAGGGCGTCGTCGACCTGCTGACCGACGTGGGCGTCGACCGCTTCTGTTTCTACCACCTGGACTACGGCGGCCGCGGGACCGAAATCGTCGACGCCGACCTCACGCCCGAGGACCGCCGGGCTGCGGTGAAACGCGTCTGTGACATGACCCGCGGGTACCACGACCGGGGCGAGGAGATCGAGACGCTGCTCGTGGGCAACTACGCCGACGCAGCCTACCTCGTGGAGTACGCCCGCGAGCACATGAGCGAGGTCCAGGCCCGGCGCGTCTACGACTACCTCCAGGTCAACGGCGGCGACCCGACGGGCGAGCGGGTCGCCGACGTCGACTACCAGGGGAACGTCCACCTCACGCAGTTCTGGCAGGGGTACTCGCTGGGCAACGTCCGGGACCGCTCCTTCGGCGCCATCTGGGAGGACGACTCGAACCCGCTCCTGCGCCAGCTCCGGAACCGCGAGGACCACCTGACGGGCAAGTGCGCCGACTGTCAGTACGCCGGCGTCTGTCGTGGGGCGTCGCGACTCCGTGCGCTCACTACCGAGGACGACCTGTTCGCGCCCGACCCGCAGTGTTATCTGACAGACGACGAGGTCCGACCCACGGAGCCGTTCGCCGACGTACCGACCGGGCATCCAGCCGACTGA
- a CDS encoding helix-turn-helix domain-containing protein: protein MVRDPFAEDDTPELETVLDALDDEDCRSIVSVLDEPMTASKISEESGVPLSTTYRKLELLTESSLLYEGVEVRSDGQHASRYAIDFEEVVIALDEERAFAVDISHRARSPDQRLENLWSEVRKET from the coding sequence ATGGTTCGGGACCCGTTCGCCGAGGACGACACACCGGAGCTCGAGACGGTCCTCGACGCGCTGGACGACGAGGACTGTCGGTCCATCGTCAGCGTCCTCGACGAACCGATGACGGCGAGCAAGATCTCCGAGGAGAGCGGGGTGCCGCTCTCGACGACGTACCGCAAGCTCGAGCTGTTGACCGAGTCCTCGCTCCTCTACGAGGGCGTCGAAGTCCGCTCGGACGGGCAACACGCGAGCCGGTACGCCATCGACTTCGAGGAGGTCGTCATCGCGCTCGACGAGGAACGGGCGTTCGCCGTCGATATCTCTCACCGGGCCAGGTCGCCAGACCAGCGACTCGAGAACCTCTGGTCGGAGGTGCGCAAGGAGACATGA
- a CDS encoding DUF7521 family protein, protein MSPHIISSQVGIVVSKTLILIIGGLITYYSYQAYQRTGSPEHKWLTYGFGVVTLGAILGGVLDIVVGEFLNTELISTSVFVSSSMTAIGLGIILYSLYVR, encoded by the coding sequence ATGAGTCCACACATCATCAGTTCACAGGTCGGCATCGTCGTCTCGAAGACGCTCATCCTCATCATCGGCGGGCTGATAACGTACTACTCCTATCAGGCCTACCAGCGTACGGGGTCACCCGAGCACAAGTGGCTCACGTACGGGTTCGGGGTGGTCACGTTGGGGGCGATTCTCGGGGGCGTGCTCGACATCGTCGTCGGGGAGTTCCTGAACACCGAGCTCATCAGCACGAGCGTGTTCGTCTCCAGTTCGATGACGGCGATCGGCCTCGGTATCATCCTCTACTCGCTGTACGTTCGGTGA
- a CDS encoding HalOD1 output domain-containing protein has protein sequence MTTSSGGSEGFRVGAGESPGDAVLRCVAAEKGCEVLDLAPLQDTIDVHALDQLFEAPGVEALEFSYEGFDVSVEPDRIYLTEQQ, from the coding sequence ATGACCACCTCAAGTGGGGGAAGCGAAGGGTTCCGCGTTGGTGCCGGGGAGAGTCCTGGCGACGCCGTACTCAGGTGCGTCGCGGCCGAGAAAGGATGCGAGGTCCTCGACCTCGCGCCGCTACAGGACACCATCGACGTGCATGCCCTTGACCAGCTGTTCGAGGCGCCGGGCGTCGAGGCACTCGAGTTCTCCTACGAGGGGTTCGACGTCTCGGTCGAACCCGACCGGATCTACCTCACCGAACAGCAGTGA
- a CDS encoding DUF7344 domain-containing protein has product MGSTGKGSRVDSRLVAGVLADAQQRRILSLVADGAAPLTERDLAVALAAREERKPTAQVTSEERRARRLRLHHQKLPKLESVGLIVRSSDGVRLVPSFPVDLSEFGVPLPSPEQTDDPRWDLVAALVARPYRQYIVSSLAEAPGSLTLGQVTERLLDADETDLTRAEVGAKALQTRLHHVDLPKLAALDVLSYDAADKTVRAERALTAVR; this is encoded by the coding sequence ATGGGTAGCACAGGCAAGGGTAGTCGGGTCGACTCCCGTCTCGTCGCAGGCGTCCTCGCTGACGCCCAACAGCGGCGAATCCTCTCCCTCGTCGCGGACGGCGCCGCCCCGCTCACGGAACGAGACCTTGCGGTGGCGCTCGCCGCCCGCGAGGAGCGAAAGCCGACGGCGCAGGTGACCAGCGAGGAACGTCGCGCTCGCCGGCTGCGCCTCCATCACCAGAAACTGCCGAAACTGGAGTCCGTCGGCCTCATCGTCCGGTCGTCCGACGGCGTCAGACTCGTCCCGTCGTTCCCCGTCGACCTGTCCGAGTTCGGTGTCCCGCTCCCGTCGCCGGAGCAGACGGACGACCCTCGCTGGGACCTCGTGGCCGCGCTGGTCGCTCGGCCCTACCGGCAGTACATCGTCTCGTCGCTCGCCGAGGCGCCCGGCTCGCTGACGCTGGGCCAGGTCACCGAACGGCTGCTCGACGCCGACGAGACTGACCTGACCCGCGCCGAGGTCGGCGCGAAAGCACTACAGACACGACTCCACCACGTTGACCTGCCGAAACTGGCGGCCCTCGACGTGCTGTCCTACGACGCCGCGGACAAGACGGTGCGCGCGGAACGCGCGCTCACTGCTGTTCGGTGA